The Solanum dulcamara chromosome 2, daSolDulc1.2, whole genome shotgun sequence region GGTTCATTGCTTCCTTAGGAGCGAAGAAATTAGTCGGTTGCAAATTAGGGCAGAAGATTAATTAGTAAATAGTTAagcattatattattttttgtgaatTAGAATTGGCGATAGTTTAATGCTTcgtatttgttttctttttatattcgTATTATTAACAATTTTGTGTAGTTTTGCCTTGCGATTTATATTACTAAGCTACCAattgtattttaattattgcattatttttttgttattatttttgctTTTTACAATATGCTATGTGATGTTTCCTACCGTACttgttatatttcttttcttttgtatgTTATTTGAGCCggagattttttaaaaataatatttatatccGTAAGATAAGGATAAAATACACATATATTCTACTTTTTTCAAACTCCACCATATGAACTACACTAGATATATTGTTATAGttacaatatttcaatactgtTTTTATTAGGTTTCACATAATATTTATTATAGAGAATCACTTGTAATTATCTCATATATAATGTGATTACATATATTTTGTCTTCGTTTTCCACCGCGCATGCATAACACGTTGGAAATACATCTCTACAACCTTTGCAGGCCTAGAGACTTCATATTTTCAATATACACATCTTTAGATATTGACTTCATTACGCGATCAGTTACTATCTTGTGTATAGAAATATATCGTagagtaatttttatttacgtGATATGTTGTCTTTAATAAAgttgtatttttatttctctGTGTTTTGTCCTACAACGATATTTGAGATATTTAGTATAAGTTATGATTATTTAACTGTTACGAAAGAGTTGCGCTGCATCTATCGACCTACTAATGATCTCTAAAGTATTTCATGATCCTTTTTAGCCATACAACTTCTTGCAtataagaaaacaaaatatGCAATGAACTCTGCTTTCATGATTGAAAAAGTCATGCATGTTTATATTTTGCTACTCCATGAAATAGTATTATTATTTACGAAGAATACATAATCAGAAGTATACTTTCTGTTATTCAATTTTTGTCTCAAATATCATCAGAATAACCAAACAACTATAAGTCATTCCCTTGATAACATAACTTATAATGAGTAGTGCCACTTAAGTATTTCAAGATTCTCTTAACAAATTTTTAATGCGTTTGCCCTAGATTGGACTGATAACGACTTACAAAATTCACTGCATAACAAATATCGGGATGCGTGCACAACACTGCATACATTTAACTCTCAATTTGGTGTGCTTGCATTGTTATCTTATCTTTTCTTCTCACTTTGTCTTTTCTTATTATCATTTATTCAACTTTCTCATTATAATTTTATCTCGTACTATACGTTTGTTATAattttttccttcaaattgTTGATTTGTGGCATTATCTAATAACGAAATATGGTAcaatatattcaaattttatattcattaaaataacaCAATACACTATAATAAAATAcgatataatataaaaaagataCGTTATGACCATCCAAACAAAATGTTAATTAGTGATTAATGATTATATGCCTTCAattgctataaaataaaattgaaatcagaaaaaaacttaatttttttcctgAAAAATATTATGGAGGAGGGAGGTAATCTCTTATCAAACTAAGGCAGAATTTTGattctttattatattttcataacataatatcTATGCACCCAGAAACGTAAACTATAAATTTGGATTAAGTACAGAGGAATACAATCAGTCAGGATGGCCGAGTGGTCTAAGGCGCCAGACTCAAGTTCTGGTCTTCGTAAGAGGGCGTGGGTTCAAATCCCACTTCTGACAAGATTAacatttttttccctttctttttgcACTCGTGGGTTTGTACTTGGGCACTAATTGTACAGATGATGAGAGAAAATACTTTCGGAATTAGCTAATACTTCAAACATGACTTAAAGTTAATCTCAAATTTTATCCGAAATTATTATCCTTATCAAATGTACCAGACGATCCATAACATTTTTCATAAGCGAGTTTCGAAGTGTATTTGatcaaaagattttttttttttataatacgtatttttattttccataaTAACACTGGAGGAAACCTTTATTTTAATTCTTTATTTAACAACTGAAAAATTCATTCAGCCAGTACTTCTCTTTCAGAATAACTCAACTTCATCTCTAAAGGTGTTTTAAAAGCCCTAGTGCCTTGAGAATTGAGGTAATTGTCTGACGGCTTGTAATTGTTTCTCATGATCTGACTtggtttatgatattttatcaaGTGCTTGTAGTGAAACTATATTTGCATTTGCAGCTGATCAACTTttgaacaataacaataatatactTGTAGTcataccttacccctacctcataAATAGAAAAATTGTTTCCTATAGACCCTTTCGATTCAACGAAAAACAGTCCAAAAAAGTTTTGAACAATCAAAATGAGAAAGAAGAATATCAGAATGTAAAGCTTGAAAAGACCTAATTCCGTGTATTCATTCAGAAACACAAGCATATGCAATTCATAAGTCATTAAAATCTAAAAACTGCATATCTGAATTAGATGATTAAGGTTGGCATATCATCAGCTCTCTATTAATTGGAAGGGAGAATATTATACATGAAGATCATGTTGTTCTATAACCTAATTTGCTCCCAGCGAGCAGAGTGTCTAGCATTTAAAAGCCtatacaaataaaatttgacttcAGATGCTCCAACAAAATGTGAAGAGTCACCTTCAAAGCTGAAGTGATCCAGTCGAAGACACACACATGAATATCAACAATTTACACTAATAACTGTCCTATACCAAGGTAGGGGTATTACGTACACTTTACCTTCCTTGGACCCCACTTGTGTGATTACATTGGTATGTTTTTGACACTGCTGACACTAAAAACTGTCCTGTTAAGCTTGGTTAAGACTGAAAATCTCTAATGATTTTAACCTGTGAACTTCCATGGTACTGCAAGTGACAAACATCTGACAACCAGCAAATCATCATCCAAGCAGGCATATTCTTCCGAGCATTGTTTTATTGAACGAATTGACCTAGTTGAATGACCATTGCGCTTATGTCATCAGAGGATCCTCTCGTTACTGCCAAATCAACAAGCATTTTGCAAGCAGATAAAGGCTGTTGATTATCAACACCTACGCAGAAAGGTCGAAGTAGCTCCACTGCTTCCTGATTACTGACCTGAAAAATTATACAGAGAAAATTTAGCCTCCTAATTTCCCAATCTCTTTACACTATAAACTTGAGACTTGGAACTTTTTGCAGTTTCAAATGACACTTTTTAAAAGCAATTGGCTGAAAATGAGATCAAAAAGTTTTGGCTGGTTACCTGTTCCCAAAGACCATCAGATGCCAAGATCAAGAATTCACATTCTGGTTGAACCTTCAATATTTTTGTCTCTGGTTCAGCTATCACCCATCTCTTAAGTTGGGAATCTCCGATTCCTCGTGATACAGCAAGAGATCCTTGAATTCTCCACACACCCCGGCAACAATCTACATAGCCACCTAGGCGTTGAATTCTTTCCATTTCATCTTGCCTCGAAGGCCGATGATCTACCGTGAGTGCCTCTGCCACTCCTCCTCTGCTCATAACAGCACGACAGTCACCAGCATTCGATACAATAAGTTCTCCATTATGTACCAGTGCTGTCACACAACAACTCCCTCCATTTGCATTTAGCTTTAGAAACTCCGCGTCTGTAGTGAGGTAACCCTCTCTGACTGCCTCTTCCAGTCCCTCTTCACTCCTCAACGACACTTCATTTAAAACATTCCAACCCAAATTCATTGCCGCAAACTCTGCAGCTTTTGCTCCACCATGTCCATCAAATACACCAAAAAAGGCCTGAAAGAAATGTAAATAATGTTCAGCATAAAGAATATACGCCATCTTCATCGAATAATCAATATATCTATCTAATTCAACAATCTTAAATCATCACACCCGTTCATTGAACTCattatatattgttattatCCGCTATACGGCAAAACCACATTGATTTGTGACTTTGTTTAATGAAGTTGATTTGTTCACTTCGAGTAGCTTAACAGTTTAATCCCACAAATTACATTAACCCAATACTATTGACACAGATTTTCCTTTAAGCATCATATTCATAAAAATGTGTTTAGTTGATGTGAGAGTTACTAATAAACTAGAAAAGTGAGGCTTGTTCAACAATTGGTTGAGCAACTCCACCGTCAACCGGCAGGTTGAAGGTTCCAGTCACATTGGAGCATAAGTGACAACATTATTGATATAAGTGACAACATTATTGATATAAGTGACAACATTATTGATCCTGACGGGCTAATAAACCATCATCAACAAAAACAACTACACATCAATTCCGAACCAGTTGCATGATTAGATGATTAAATCAATCTTTCATACCAATTAGTATCCATCTTTAGGGCAAAAACTCCAACCTAATTTTGGAATCCTCAATCAAGGAGTGAGATACTAATCAAATATAATCCATAGATATAGATAAATTATCCTTCAATAATCCAAAAATTAAGAGATAGACAACAGTTCTAGCAAATAAGTGGTACCTGTTTAGAGCCGTTTTTAGCATCATCATTAACTACAGCAGAATACCGATCTTCCATATCACctctttttttccctcttttacAAAACACAGAGTATCCTTCTTTTTCAACTTCCAATTCATCCAACCTACTCTCTTCCTTCGGAGTTTCACCAACGTGTCCCAAACCTAACGAGACGATCGGAATCGAAATCCTCGCCGGTCTCTTCCTCTTCAAAATCGCCTCCGTCGTCGTCGACGTTGATGACGTGGAGCACTCCGCCGGTTCCTCCTCTTCCCTGAGATTTCTGTTGTAGCTTTTAGTCAACGGCGATAGAGGCGATTGACATATAACTGCCGGAGCCGGCACCGGCGATAGTGATGATGATGCGTAAAAGGACGACCGATTCACCGGCGATTGCATAGATGATGGTTTACAGAAAAATGGTGAATTAATTACTTTTGGTGTCTGTTGTGATGTTGAGAATGTAGGTGAATTTGTTATTGCTATGGCACAAGGCATTTTTGCTCTTTGTTCTATTTTGGCTCTGATTTAGTTTGCAGATTTTAATTTTTGGTTGTACGTAAATTTGGAGGAAATGGGGATATTTATATTCGCGTTTTTTGTTCCTACTCGAAGAGAGAATGAGTCACCAACGCGCCATGCATGTGGGAtagaaaacaaaagaaatatcTAATGTGAGCACACACATTAAAGCCTAACAAATTCGAATAGTGTTGTGTATATCTTATTTTGGGAAAGTACtccttattaaaaaaatttaaaatattcaaaaaacaGTTCCATTCACATTTTGGTATAAAACATCCCTCGTGGTATATAATTTGAATTGAATCTCTACTATCAAATGAACAAGTTTTTGTTtgacttaattttttttgtttggttcttgttttcaaatttttaataattcaaaCAAAATCAATATACTTGGTTGGTAAAATGGTTGAGATCCTTTTCTCATTAATTAGAATCCTCGTAGTCGAGTCATgacaatagaaaaaaattatgtaggGAGTGTTGCCCTCATAATGAATCTTGCAATGTGTGAATTCTGATTTATTTAGGTCCAATAATGTCAAAAACGTTGGACGAGaaactatataaaataaaaatccaaaCAAATACTTTTGAAATATGTGAGTTTGATtgtcattatttattttcttgtaaaGTCCAAAAATAAATGCTTATTAAGAAATTGATAAGTTGATGTGTTATTAATAGGTTCCATTCTTGGACAATTATCGACTCCGAATTGAACAACTTCACTTACAAgtgaacaaaaaataaataaatgtcaAGAGCTCCGTCAATGTACGATTCCTTTCCTTCTTCCATATGCCAATGTAATGtaaaattaagttttaaaaatatatatatttttgcaaaaaaaatgaaaacttaAGTTTACAAATTTATAGTTTCTGGAAACTCCAAAACATGAATCACATAAAGGTCTTTTGATTGTTGACATTTCTCaggttcttggtctaaaattctAATTTATGGGTAGAAATTTTCAACTATAGTTGAAGGGAAGAAAAGGCAATCATATAAGTAGATTACTAATTTGGGTACcgttaattaattagttgttCACACTAAGGCAAAAGTTATTCGTAATTTCATAGTCGAcaacaaaattaagaaaaaacttTCCATCTTTTAATTCTCTGTATAAGTATAAAAGAAGAATTGTCGCCATTCTTGAAAATTTGTGTGATACATAATACTTTCTTTATTCAATTTATtcctcttatttttctttttagtctatttttttaaaaaaaataatcttatttttacactttttaaatttaattttctatatgacatatttaaaatcacaaaattaaagaacattttgatatattttatatatctttaatttaagagataagtgtcaaaaacacatctaaactatcttattttttgagttttatacctaaactattgaaagtgtgagtttcgtacctaaactatcacttattaatttgaaaaatacaccgtgtgtgtaatacactctctctactTTTTGCAAAATTTTTGCTAGATGGCATACcacatgaaaaaatatttcactttgacaaaaattaaataaactattaatattaattaaaagttaaagactaaagtatttttattcccaaaaaaaattaattattttttaaaaaataaaatttaaaatatttttctcaccccACAATACCACCTctcccctcccccctcccctGTGAAAATCCCcgtacttttatttttaaaaatttcttatataatttttttaaaaaaaaattcatacttcaccccCTCCCTcactccttcctaaaaaaatgtcattatttttctttttaaaataaaataaaattacaccCATCCCATCCAACCCCTTcgctcttaatttttttttcttacatttttcttgttttgagttagatatgtacatatatttttagaaaaatatttttttacttgcatatcaaatataacaaaaataaaaattatatttaaaaaaaagtcTTACGGCAATTAAAAAATACTTTCCTAAAAtcacatgtatatatatctaGCATAAAATGAGAAATTTTTTTGGAGGCGGAAGGTTAGGTGGCGCAGAGtagaatatattttaatttttttaaaataatatctaaattattatttgaagatgGGGGTgatgaagtaaaaaaaaattaaaaaacttttataaagaaatttaaaaattaaaaataaaactaaaaaatgggGGAGGGCGGGGTATGGTGAGAGAAAATGGTGGAGtgtgataaaaaatattttttatttgagtagtaatactttaatatttaatttaatatttatctagGTGGAATGTTTTGTCCATTTGGAGTAtgatgtgataatttttttaaaatgaaagagagaatGTAGTACACACCACCATGAtgagagtgaaataaaagagagagatgtgtttctcaaactaataaatgaTAGTTTAAGTATGGAACTACGCTCCccatagtttaggtatgaaactcaaaaaatgaaaatagtttaagtgtgttttTGACATTTATCTCATAATTTAATACCATAcgattaaaaaatttcattacttttaaaaattTCGTGTCATATAATTATCAGGACAAACAAGTTAAAATAGAGGGATCATTGTACTAACATCATAAAAAGTTCATTAGTAAATGCAATAAAAAGTACTTCTTAATTGTGAAAATTTTCATTTATGTGagtaaattataataaaaagtcgcattttaaaaatatattgatcaaaatttataaaatttaaacttcaaaaggtcaaaagaaatacaaaagACTAATGGAGAAAAAATGGACAAAATTAAGGGTGCCTTCACTATGTAATAAAATTAATTCCCTTAAAAGTTTTTTTATCTTAATGGAAGTGAGAAAAACAACACAACTAACCAAGTTGATTATGTCCTCCCACCTTAGTTTTATCATACCTCATTTTCATTCTACCTCCCCAGCCCCATACTCCTACTCTATTCTCTCCGGTCAGAATATTTATCTagattattataaatatttttatattaatatttgtGGGCTTAGACGTTGATACCCGTGCCTACTTCACCGCAGCTACCATGATCATAGCTGTCCAAGAAGCCTTAGTCGACCTCCGGAGGACAACAATTTGCTTTTCCAATCTGAGattctctttttcattttttttgtttatatacCAATCAtaacaaaaaagtaaaaatattatttatttttctaaaaaatatgtttcgtcaaaaatatttttctccatatCAAACAATATTACTATCAAAGAATATGATGCAGTGAGACTGTTTCTTTTTTAACAAAAGGTATCAAATTCGAGCattgagtaaaaaaaaaatccttaatAAAATGTGTTTTTCCCGAATGAAGCCCTAAACGATGTGAATCCAAAATAATCGAGATTCCAACACAACACCTAAGTTGATATTTGGGGTATACGCACTATGGGGTGAGAGTGGGGTAACGCCCACTTGGCCGTCATTTGGTCTTTAATGGTAAAAATGGGTTTATAAGACCAAAAGTAGTATTAAATGGTCAAACACgctttgtttttttcttttggctgGCTGGCTGGCTGGCTGGCTGGCTGCTACTTtcattcataaaataaaataaaacaattgtaacacaaaattcacacttagtacATAGTGGGTGTTAGTTTACTGAACTGGCGCTTAGTTGTAACTTCGTGTGTATTATACTCGGTCTTTGCTTCTTCCCAACcatttcttccttttttgtcatgtattaattaatttgatattaatatttaatgtaaaaaaaataatactgtCCGTTCGTCTGAATCTTCTCTACTAAAATAGAAACCCCAATAAAGgatatattaatctttcttttaATAATAATCAGTTGATATTCGGAATTTGTTAGAATAAAAATTACGGATAGCTTTTGTTCCGAATTATATatttacttaaaatatatatgaaattattaatctAGAATTCAATAACTTAAAAGGACTAAGATATCGAACTCATGAACTTTAAATTCTAACTCTATTTTTGAATCCAAACTCGTCATATAGGGTTACTTcatatatcaagaaatatatatatatatatttcaggATTTAAACAcacaatatttaattatatagatAAAAAGATTTATATCTATCCCATCACAATTATTGATAGCAGAATATTTTTCCTTCATCTCGTTTTATATGGTGCATTTCTTTCTTAGTTTTTCCAAAACGTTTTATACTttcatgaaataaaatcattttaCTCTCacctttttattttacttttagtGACAAATTCATTGGGATCTAGCAATTTGATACAAAACTTACCTTTTTattaaaagagagaaaaatgaaaGTGAAttagttattaaaaaaaagtttttttgatTCTCATTTGATATTGATATTATATTGAGGTctgattaattaaatttatattcacATTAAGATCCATATTTGAGGGGTCTATCTAATAAAGAAGACTTTATACCTAGTAAAGTAAGATCAGAATCAGAATCTGAAACatctaattaagaataaaaaaagtacTTTATCATATTTCTACCACAATTCTTTTTGAATAAGTTTGATGGTGGTCAAATTGAGGAGTtgcaataaaataattatctgaggaaaaaaatactcttttattttttctatcaaATGAAAGATAATATGATTGACAAGCACTAATTTAGGTGATTCAGTCATTGAGAAGGTTGAACTTGGTTGGACTAAGAGCTAAGTCATAGTATCACAACttgttttaataataataactaaataaagtTTCAAATATGTGGGGCTTCTACATGCAATAGTATTTTGTCTaattatgaattcttctttatATATGATGGATTCAAAATCTTCATTCAATTTTTAACAACAGTTCCAATTTGCCCAAATTGAGGAATATTCTCAACTGCCTCTGTTTTAATTTgtcttttatcttcttttttttcttttggttttatttactttttcttattttatttttggatgTTCAAGATGGGGCAACATTTTGGTGAACAATTCATAGCTCACCATTAACTTTGACTGATTCACCatagtttaatttaatatatttaatttataaatattatttcgtGACGAAGTGTTTGGTTAGTGTTGTTTTAGTCtaaataatatttgtattatAACTATTGTTTTGTGCCAAAGTGCCAAagtatttgattattttttatatttcaataaCTATTTTGAACACTTCATAAAAGCACTCTTGACAACTTTACACATTGAAGATTTCATTCAAGTGAAAACTAAAGTTgcgcatatatatatttggttagtGTTGTTTTAGTCtaaataatatttgtattatAACTATTGTTTTGTGCCAAAGTGCCGAagtatttgattattttttatatttcaataaCTATTTTGAACACTTCATAAAAGCACTCTTGACAACTTTACACATTGAAGATTTCATTCAAGTGAAAACTAAAGTTGcgcatatatatatttcttctctttattttatcCTTACCTTAATAAAGGAACTTAATAACTACATCTCTGAAGAGGAAAGAAGATTGGGGTTGGATCGAATAGTGCATTGTAATTTTCATTTCATTGCCTCTATCTCATAGTACGGAGTAGAAGATAGGGTGTTAGTTATTTCGTGGCTCCCAACGGGACGTAGCTAATCCTTCTAAGATAACCAAGCGAAAAAAGCGTATTTTGGGACAATCAATAATAAAACAGTGAGATCCAACTTGAAACAAGAACCAAACCTGACAGCGAGAGGAGAGGAGAGACCATTTCCATGAGAGAGGATGAGCAAGTGACAGATTGAAAACAAAATAGATAGGCATTCTGAGCGATCATTTAAGGGCCTTGTTAGCGACTCATTATTCTTTCCTAAGCTGTCAAAGTCCAATCGAAgcgaacaaaaaataaaaaaatcctcGCTCATAGATGTGAATTGAAAAGGCAATatttctcttcttatttttatgTTTGAATAGTTATTTTGAACACGTCTAGCTAGTTAGTATATAATAATAAGTTTACAAGAACTCAATGATTCTTTTTTAGACCATCCAAAAATTGTCATGGAgtatatatcatgatatatctAAATCCTTaatgaaaaatctcaaaattcaagtcttgagaataaaaaaatattctgcTCAAAATTaacacttttaatttttatacgTGCAACATGaatcttaattaattaagacACATCCAAAATAAGTACTAAATATTGAtgggggagggggagggggggcGAAACCACATTCAGAAATGAGCCTTTTCAATatgtaaatataaatttaatcgaattctaatataataaaattaacgGATATCAAgtgaaaaatttttaaaaaaaagaagaagatattcATGTGCATGGTTGATCAAAATTTATGTAAATTGACGTGTATTTAATTCATTTTGATTGGGAAGAACGTGTCAGTTTATACATCGTGTAgcattttctataaattttagAAAACATACCATGTGATAAAGTGATTAATTAGTGGCTTCAACATTAATTAATTCTTGAAAAAGATTTCAAGCAAGTATTATTAGAGTTTACGTGTTCCATGCGAGggaaaataaattattgtagCTGTTCTCTTTCACACCATATTTCGTTTTTTCTGCTAATTAATTCTTCTCACGctaaagttttttttcttttttctctagAATGTATACGTGTTTCGTATGAAGCataatatctttttttaaaaaaaatagggaaaaaagatgtgttagtattttaatttttaatcaaaagTAGGAAAATAATTTCCTCACTGGCGTTTGTATTTTCCTTTCACAACTActgataaattaattttttagatgTTAATATAAATTCTTCGAACTTGAACATTTCATAACTACACAACTTCATTTGTTTTGTCAATattattatcaattttttagtacatattcaacggattctttttttaatttatttttttttgtttggaaAAATAGTGTTTGTCTATATCCAAGAATATATATCGCAACTAAGATGCGTTAATTTCATATATAGCtactaaaattataatatatgattactaaaaatataatatataacaagCTTCCATCGAATTCAATTACTTTAATTTGTCTTTAGcttattataatttaaatacatgttaaaaaatatatttaattttacaaataatacattcaaaattaattcataagataaaattataaatCCAGATAAGGAAGACCTTTTCGTACTATTGTATGATTCAGCTAGCTTCTCCGTGACAGCGTGTAAGCACATCGTCAcctggctgccacgtgtcatacCTACTGCTGAGCTGTTTCGGGCATAACCTTCAAATAGCCACGTCATTCTCCACGTGTCAACATAGATATACATAATTGTGCATTCGGTTTTTtcgttttgatttttttttttggttttcggttttgaaaaagtgtaatccaatttaaataaaaaaaattggtttggtcgatttttctttttttggtttatttttttttattcggCTATTCGGTTATGCcaataattaaagttatatttgcatgctaaaaaaaataaaattgcatACAAGGAgaagtaataatattaaatctCTTAAAGATACTTCTTAATATAAGTCACGAGTAAAACTTTAAAACACAATAACTTAAATTATACCAATAGATGTCCAACTATAAAATATAAACTATGAAACTTTCAATGAAACTAACtctagtttaaaaatattataacctAATACctataatttagtaaaataaaaatggcCAGTGAATTGGATTTAGTCCTAATACGGTAAATTACTAACCGTAATAAAAACCATCTTACCAAAAAAATGGGATAAAAGTggttaattataactttaatttttaacCTAGTATAATTCGATTTTTTGATTTGGGAAGAATGGGATATATAACacgatttttttgatttttatttttctaaatccGAAACGAAaccaaaaaatcataaaaaaagtaaaattttaattcgaaaccaaaccaaaaaatcaaaaaacaatccaaattaaaatttgatttaatttgatttgatttttcgaT contains the following coding sequences:
- the LOC129880876 gene encoding probable protein phosphatase 2C 2, with the protein product MPCAIAITNSPTFSTSQQTPKVINSPFFCKPSSMQSPVNRSSFYASSSLSPVPAPAVICQSPLSPLTKSYNRNLREEEEPAECSTSSTSTTTEAILKRKRPARISIPIVSLGLGHVGETPKEESRLDELEVEKEGYSVFCKRGKKRGDMEDRYSAVVNDDAKNGSKQAFFGVFDGHGGAKAAEFAAMNLGWNVLNEVSLRSEEGLEEAVREGYLTTDAEFLKLNANGGSCCVTALVHNGELIVSNAGDCRAVMSRGGVAEALTVDHRPSRQDEMERIQRLGGYVDCCRGVWRIQGSLAVSRGIGDSQLKRWVIAEPETKILKVQPECEFLILASDGLWEQVSNQEAVELLRPFCVGVDNQQPLSACKMLVDLAVTRGSSDDISAMVIQLGQFVQ